The following are encoded in a window of Bacillota bacterium genomic DNA:
- a CDS encoding DUF2619 domain-containing protein has translation MAEENKVVAAMACLRAAGALVEILGALLMLKCSRVSAALRINAVLGLLGPAVVALVCALGLSGIAGRVSWVKMFIILCGSMLIVAATR, from the coding sequence ATGGCAGAGGAAAACAAAGTGGTTGCGGCCATGGCGTGTCTCAGGGCAGCTGGCGCGCTCGTCGAGATCCTCGGCGCGCTGCTCATGCTCAAGTGCAGCCGGGTCTCTGCAGCCCTAAGGATCAACGCCGTTCTGGGGCTCCTGGGCCCCGCCGTCGTTGCGCTCGTGTGCGCGCTGGGGCTCTCGGGCATCGCGGGTCGCGTGTCATGGGTGAAGATGTTTATCATCCTCTGTGGCTCCATGCTGATCGTGGCAGCAACTAGGTAG
- the infB gene encoding translation initiation factor IF-2, whose protein sequence is MGKKTRVYELARELGKNSKEILDLLAESGVRDKNHMSALEDNVVRFIKNRFAEKEGRKEPENAAAGRAQPAAEEEKPTPKEQQPAREKPKPKPKPVPLPRPTASRGGVSAHGPARPRPTAGDARGGHPGALPVSAQRPGWAPRPAGETRPGAAHGRPHDREDRRWTPAGAPSVAQKPGPARHWPTQIAPTVPGAGVRPQAQPTRPGLGAGASTVRPATAPGAAHGRPDVLRRPRQIRPSVPPPPPERRAPETAAGTASASPSVVAGADAAVHRKQPEKPTPQVAQVATTPAPQAPAPAGAVPETPEVAAKAPEKAPEVVRVTGSEGETTAKAAASASASAPAPTGASAAPAEKVHQEALSAAGLTPPEEERAGAAGAVEHVRGAEKPQPSAAAESPSSQRGPRQPAVKRPESVRPSAGVEAGAEARPRPAHGGHQGPAAPEAKKPSAAPVERREKPETRREHKDERKDRRERPTERRLELIKTGKGAEKLREARAEAIIRARMPKRGATVQPATAAKRREHPKKQTKIALPPRITVGELAEKLGIGSAEVIKSLMTMGVLATINQEIDFDAASLVADEHGFDVEPLEQKEAREFGIEDVPDAPEALQPRPPVVTVLGHVDHGKTSLLDAIRQTNVTAQEAGGITQHIGAYQVELGGRKITFIDTPGHEAFTAMRARGAQVTDIAVLVVAADDGVMPQTVEAINHARAAKVPIVVAINKIDKANAQPDRVKQELAQQGLVPEEWGGDTVTVEISALRKQGIEELLEMILLVADMRELKANPNRPAKGTVIEARLDRGRGPVATVLVEKGTLRVGDPIVAGEVFGKVRAMTDDQGKPVEAAEPSMPVEVLGFSEVPQAGDVLHVVSEDKLAKQLAARRLERKRAEEIQGARPVSLEALFGKIKEGEVKELNLIIKADVQGSVEALRQSLEHLSTDEVKVNVIHAGVGAITESDVMLASASGAIIIGFQVRPDANAKKMAERDGVDIRLYRIIYDATADVKAAMEGLLEPERREVTVGRAEVMATFHVPKVGVVAGCKVSEGKITRDALARVLRDNVVIHEGRIESLKRFKDDVPEVATGYECGIGLANFHDIKEGDVIEAFTVEETRREL, encoded by the coding sequence ATGGGGAAGAAGACCAGGGTATACGAGCTCGCACGCGAGCTTGGCAAGAACAGCAAGGAGATCCTTGATCTCCTCGCCGAGTCGGGCGTGCGCGACAAGAACCATATGAGCGCCCTGGAGGACAACGTAGTCAGGTTCATAAAGAACAGGTTTGCGGAGAAGGAAGGGCGAAAGGAGCCCGAGAACGCGGCCGCGGGACGTGCTCAGCCAGCCGCGGAGGAGGAGAAGCCGACGCCGAAAGAGCAGCAGCCGGCCCGTGAGAAGCCGAAACCGAAGCCGAAGCCCGTGCCTCTGCCGAGGCCGACCGCCTCACGCGGAGGCGTGTCGGCACACGGTCCGGCCAGGCCTCGTCCCACTGCGGGCGACGCGAGGGGAGGTCATCCCGGTGCCTTGCCCGTATCTGCGCAGAGGCCGGGCTGGGCGCCGAGACCGGCTGGCGAGACGAGACCTGGAGCGGCACACGGACGGCCTCATGACCGCGAGGACCGGCGGTGGACTCCAGCAGGGGCTCCATCCGTCGCTCAAAAGCCAGGTCCGGCAAGGCATTGGCCGACGCAGATCGCTCCCACGGTGCCCGGTGCCGGGGTGAGGCCACAGGCTCAACCCACCCGGCCTGGTCTTGGAGCTGGCGCCTCGACCGTGAGGCCTGCTACGGCTCCCGGTGCTGCGCATGGCAGACCCGATGTCCTGAGGAGGCCGCGGCAGATTCGCCCCAGTGTGCCGCCCCCTCCACCGGAGCGTCGGGCGCCGGAGACAGCCGCTGGGACCGCCTCCGCGTCTCCTTCCGTTGTTGCGGGCGCTGACGCGGCTGTGCACAGGAAACAGCCGGAAAAGCCTACTCCGCAGGTTGCGCAGGTCGCGACGACTCCTGCTCCTCAGGCGCCGGCCCCTGCCGGGGCTGTGCCTGAGACACCGGAGGTTGCCGCAAAGGCACCGGAGAAGGCCCCAGAGGTTGTGCGGGTGACCGGAAGCGAGGGAGAGACTACCGCAAAGGCCGCAGCTTCCGCCAGCGCGAGCGCTCCCGCACCGACCGGCGCGAGCGCCGCACCGGCTGAAAAGGTTCACCAGGAAGCTCTGTCTGCCGCCGGGCTTACGCCTCCTGAGGAAGAGCGAGCCGGCGCGGCGGGCGCGGTCGAGCATGTCCGGGGTGCGGAGAAGCCGCAACCCTCGGCGGCTGCCGAGAGCCCCTCGAGCCAGCGCGGTCCAAGACAGCCCGCGGTCAAGCGCCCTGAGTCAGTCCGTCCGTCGGCAGGTGTTGAGGCAGGCGCGGAGGCGCGGCCCCGTCCTGCCCATGGTGGTCACCAAGGTCCGGCGGCTCCGGAGGCTAAGAAGCCTTCGGCCGCGCCTGTCGAGCGGCGCGAGAAGCCCGAGACGAGAAGGGAACACAAGGACGAGCGCAAGGACCGGAGAGAGCGCCCAACGGAACGGAGGCTCGAGCTCATCAAGACCGGCAAGGGCGCTGAGAAGCTGCGTGAGGCGAGAGCGGAGGCTATCATCAGAGCGAGGATGCCCAAACGAGGAGCCACCGTGCAGCCGGCGACAGCTGCGAAGAGACGGGAGCACCCGAAGAAGCAAACTAAGATCGCGCTCCCGCCCCGGATCACCGTTGGCGAGCTTGCCGAGAAGCTCGGTATCGGCTCTGCCGAGGTGATCAAGTCCCTGATGACCATGGGAGTCCTTGCCACCATAAACCAGGAGATCGATTTCGACGCTGCGAGCTTGGTCGCTGATGAGCACGGCTTTGATGTCGAGCCGCTGGAGCAGAAGGAGGCTCGCGAATTCGGGATCGAGGACGTTCCTGACGCTCCGGAGGCTCTCCAGCCGAGGCCGCCCGTGGTTACGGTGCTTGGACACGTTGACCATGGGAAGACCTCGCTTCTCGACGCGATTCGCCAAACCAATGTAACCGCGCAGGAGGCCGGCGGTATAACGCAGCACATCGGCGCGTACCAAGTGGAGCTCGGCGGCAGGAAGATCACTTTCATAGACACGCCCGGTCACGAGGCGTTCACGGCGATGCGCGCGCGCGGCGCTCAGGTGACAGACATAGCGGTGCTTGTGGTGGCAGCTGATGACGGCGTGATGCCGCAGACCGTGGAGGCCATTAATCACGCCAGGGCGGCCAAGGTACCGATCGTGGTCGCGATAAACAAGATAGACAAGGCGAACGCCCAGCCCGACAGGGTCAAGCAGGAGCTCGCCCAGCAGGGTCTCGTGCCCGAGGAATGGGGCGGCGACACGGTCACCGTGGAGATATCCGCCCTCCGCAAGCAGGGCATAGAGGAACTCTTGGAGATGATCCTGCTGGTTGCGGATATGAGGGAGCTGAAGGCCAACCCGAATAGACCGGCGAAGGGCACCGTAATAGAGGCGCGGCTCGACAGAGGAAGGGGACCGGTTGCCACCGTGCTCGTGGAGAAGGGAACGCTTCGCGTGGGCGATCCCATCGTTGCCGGCGAAGTATTCGGGAAGGTCCGAGCCATGACCGACGACCAGGGGAAGCCGGTCGAAGCCGCAGAGCCCTCCATGCCCGTGGAGGTGCTTGGGTTCTCGGAGGTGCCACAGGCCGGCGACGTGCTTCACGTTGTGTCCGAAGACAAGCTGGCCAAGCAGCTCGCTGCGAGACGCCTTGAGAGGAAGCGGGCGGAGGAGATCCAGGGAGCCCGCCCCGTCAGCCTGGAGGCGTTGTTCGGCAAGATCAAAGAAGGTGAGGTGAAAGAGCTCAATCTCATCATCAAGGCTGACGTGCAAGGATCGGTCGAGGCGCTCCGCCAGTCGCTGGAACACCTCTCCACCGACGAGGTGAAGGTGAACGTGATCCATGCTGGCGTGGGTGCGATCACCGAGAGCGATGTCATGCTGGCATCCGCATCAGGTGCCATCATCATCGGGTTCCAAGTGCGGCCTGATGCCAACGCGAAGAAGATGGCCGAGCGTGACGGCGTGGATATCCGACTCTACCGCATCATCTACGACGCCACGGCCGATGTGAAGGCCGCCATGGAAGGTTTGCTCGAGCCTGAGAGGCGCGAGGTGACCGTCGGGCGCGCCGAAGTCATGGCTACCTTCCATGTACCCAAGGTTGGTGTCGTGGCTGGGTGCAAGGTAAGCGAGGGCAAGATCACCCGCGACGCGTTGGCACGAGTCCTCCGCGACAACGTGGTCATCCACGAGGGCCGGATCGAATCGCTGAAAAGGTTCAAGGACGACGTCCCCGAGGTGGCCACGGGGTACGAGTGTGGGATCGGCCTTGCGAACTTCCACGACATCAAGGAAGGCGACGTCATCGAGGCTTTCACGGTGGAGGAGACCCGCCGAGAGCTCTAG
- the rpsO gene encoding 30S ribosomal protein S15, translating into MALPAGEKQAIIEKYRLHEKDTGSPEVQIAILTERINSLTEHLKEHRKDHHSRRGLLKMVGQRRNLLNYLKEKDIERYRAIIDRLGLRK; encoded by the coding sequence GTGGCTCTACCCGCCGGCGAGAAACAGGCGATCATAGAAAAGTACAGGCTTCACGAGAAAGACACGGGGTCTCCGGAGGTGCAGATCGCGATCCTCACCGAGAGGATCAACAGCCTCACGGAGCACCTCAAGGAGCACAGGAAGGATCATCATTCGAGAAGAGGGCTGCTCAAGATGGTCGGTCAACGGCGCAATCTCCTTAACTATCTTAAGGAGAAGGATATCGAAAGGTATCGCGCCATCATCGATAGGCTCGGCCTCAGGAAGTAG
- a CDS encoding YlxR family protein, whose protein sequence is MARGKARQQRVKKVPQRTCVGCRQVRPKRELVRIVRTPEGVIEVDPTGKRSGRGAYICPDPKCLELALKGKRLDAALEASVPEGVVESLMREISSLTSGKPPAEGR, encoded by the coding sequence ATGGCGAGAGGTAAGGCGCGTCAGCAGAGAGTAAAGAAGGTTCCCCAGCGTACGTGCGTGGGATGCAGACAGGTCCGACCCAAGAGGGAGCTCGTCAGGATCGTGCGCACACCGGAGGGTGTCATCGAGGTGGACCCCACCGGGAAACGCTCAGGGCGGGGGGCATACATCTGCCCCGACCCGAAGTGCCTCGAGCTAGCGTTGAAGGGCAAACGGCTGGATGCAGCTCTCGAGGCCTCTGTGCCAGAAGGAGTGGTGGAGAGCCTCATGCGTGAGATCTCCTCGCTCACGAGTGGAAAGCCTCCCGCCGAAGGCCGCTAA
- a CDS encoding ribosome maturation factor RimP yields MKTRLVRPALCVRTVGSSRGGNHVKAEDVENLVTEILRPMLDGKGIELVDVEYVREGGQWYLRVYIDRPEGVSMDDCEWLNNELGAKLDELDPIPQSYVLEVSSSGEKPLRRESDYERFRGRMVLITTYAPVDGRKSLEGRLLGVADGKVRLDTGERTVEVPREKISHARLVVEV; encoded by the coding sequence ATGAAGACCAGGCTCGTGAGGCCTGCACTGTGCGTTCGAACTGTGGGTTCGAGCAGAGGAGGAAATCACGTGAAAGCTGAGGATGTCGAGAATCTGGTCACGGAGATCCTGCGACCGATGTTGGACGGAAAAGGGATTGAGCTCGTAGACGTGGAATATGTCCGCGAAGGCGGGCAGTGGTACCTCAGGGTATATATCGACCGGCCCGAGGGAGTGTCCATGGATGATTGCGAGTGGCTCAACAACGAGCTCGGCGCCAAGCTGGACGAGCTCGATCCGATCCCCCAGAGCTACGTGCTGGAGGTCTCGTCCTCGGGGGAGAAGCCTTTGAGGCGGGAGAGTGATTACGAGCGGTTCCGCGGGCGCATGGTGCTCATCACGACTTATGCGCCCGTAGACGGGAGGAAGTCGCTTGAAGGCCGGCTTCTAGGCGTGGCCGACGGGAAGGTCAGGCTCGACACGGGAGAGCGCACGGTGGAGGTGCCACGCGAGAAGATCAGCCACGCGAGGCTCGTTGTGGAGGTCTAG
- a CDS encoding bifunctional oligoribonuclease/PAP phosphatase NrnA: MESHEDIARILTRYRTFLVATHVLPDGDAVGSTLGLGFGLQKTGRRSILSCPGGVPDSLSFLPGSNRIVTPDRIAGEFEAVVVLDSSDLDRIEDIAGKIPPGTPVINVDHHVTNKMFGTYNYVDPGAAAVGEQVYRILTAMRVPVDRDMATCLFTALGTDSGFFRFSNTTPTTLRIAARLVEKGAEPFRISEQVYETKTLSSLKLLGRVLDTLKIDDAGKVAWVEIRREWLSEFGVDEGQTEGFVNYPRMVKGVEVALLFRESEEGKIRVGMRSRGDFDVSALAEAFDGGGHSRAAGCSVDAASLEDARQMVLSKVYEMMAAR, from the coding sequence GTGGAGAGTCACGAGGACATCGCGCGCATCCTCACGCGTTATCGCACGTTTCTAGTAGCGACTCATGTGCTGCCTGATGGGGACGCTGTCGGCTCCACGCTCGGCCTGGGCTTCGGGCTTCAGAAGACCGGAAGGCGCTCCATCCTGTCGTGTCCGGGTGGGGTGCCTGACAGCTTGAGCTTTCTGCCTGGTTCGAACAGGATAGTCACGCCCGACCGCATCGCAGGGGAGTTCGAAGCGGTCGTGGTCCTTGACTCGAGCGACCTCGATCGTATCGAAGACATCGCCGGGAAGATCCCTCCAGGCACGCCTGTGATCAACGTGGATCACCACGTTACGAACAAGATGTTCGGCACGTACAATTACGTCGATCCGGGCGCGGCAGCCGTCGGAGAGCAGGTGTACAGGATCCTGACCGCCATGCGTGTGCCTGTCGATAGGGATATGGCGACCTGCCTTTTCACAGCCCTCGGGACCGACTCGGGCTTCTTCCGGTTCTCGAACACGACCCCGACGACCCTGCGCATCGCCGCGCGGTTAGTTGAAAAGGGAGCGGAGCCCTTCAGGATCTCCGAGCAAGTGTACGAAACCAAGACTCTGAGCAGCCTTAAACTGCTCGGCCGCGTGCTTGATACCCTGAAGATCGATGACGCAGGCAAGGTGGCGTGGGTTGAGATCAGGCGCGAGTGGCTCTCGGAGTTCGGCGTCGACGAGGGGCAGACCGAGGGTTTCGTGAACTACCCCCGCATGGTCAAGGGCGTTGAGGTGGCCCTCCTCTTTCGGGAAAGCGAGGAGGGCAAGATCCGCGTTGGCATGAGGTCCAGGGGAGACTTCGACGTGAGCGCGCTTGCGGAGGCGTTTGACGGAGGCGGCCACTCGAGAGCGGCGGGGTGCAGCGTGGACGCGGCTTCTCTGGAGGATGCGCGGCAGATGGTCCTGAGCAAGGTATACGAGATGATGGCGGCCAGGTAG
- the nusA gene encoding transcription termination/antitermination protein NusA, whose amino-acid sequence MNSEVIQALTQLEKERGIPRAALLEAIETALVSAFKRNYGSSQNVRVKIDPETGDINVYAHKNVVEVPRDPRQEISLDEARAVDPTHQIGDVFEVEVTPREFGRIAAQTAKQVVVQKIREAERGVIYEEYSNREGDVVTGIVQRREMRNVIVDLGRVEAVMPPSEQVQRENYSFGDRIKVYIVEARKTPKGPQVVVSRSHPGLLKRLLELEVPEVYDGTVEIKGIAREAGSRAKVSVLSYDPNVDAVGACVGPRGMRVQKIVAELRGEKIDIIQWHDDPGIYVSNALSPARVILTRVDEANHIARAIVPDNQLSLAIGKEGQNVRLAAKLTGWKIDIKSDSQARALEEEEERLAAEEAAREQEPRAEACEGVPESPAAPETAGRAQPEIELPPATPDVIPDVAAPAHDEPKTGEAAEAGETAGLAESQRAVELSGPRSAEAGAFAGSSEANEQEVERPEPVTETSAEASGAEASGRGGEQVEKEGPGEGTTGRRKKKDKAKRDEVLDEEIPKKTRVPKKSKRDVDFDDDLDLDVDL is encoded by the coding sequence ATGAATTCCGAGGTCATTCAGGCGCTCACGCAACTTGAGAAAGAACGGGGGATCCCGCGCGCTGCGCTGCTTGAGGCAATTGAGACAGCGCTGGTCTCCGCGTTCAAGCGCAACTACGGCTCTTCCCAGAACGTCAGGGTGAAGATAGACCCTGAAACTGGTGATATCAACGTCTACGCTCACAAGAACGTCGTGGAGGTGCCGCGGGACCCCAGGCAGGAGATATCGCTGGACGAGGCCCGGGCGGTCGATCCGACGCACCAGATCGGCGACGTCTTCGAGGTCGAGGTCACGCCCCGTGAATTCGGGCGCATCGCGGCACAGACCGCCAAGCAGGTGGTGGTGCAGAAGATCCGCGAGGCCGAGCGGGGTGTCATCTACGAGGAGTACAGCAATAGGGAAGGCGACGTGGTGACGGGGATCGTGCAGCGACGGGAAATGCGCAACGTCATCGTCGACCTTGGCCGAGTGGAGGCCGTCATGCCACCATCTGAGCAGGTGCAACGGGAGAACTACTCATTCGGCGACAGGATCAAGGTCTACATCGTGGAGGCGAGAAAGACGCCCAAAGGGCCTCAGGTGGTCGTCTCGCGGAGCCATCCAGGGCTTCTCAAGAGGCTGTTGGAGCTCGAAGTGCCTGAGGTATACGATGGGACCGTGGAGATAAAAGGCATTGCGAGAGAGGCTGGCAGCAGGGCCAAGGTGTCGGTGCTTTCGTATGACCCGAATGTGGACGCCGTAGGCGCCTGCGTTGGCCCCCGGGGGATGCGGGTCCAGAAGATCGTCGCTGAGCTGCGGGGCGAAAAGATAGACATCATTCAATGGCATGATGATCCGGGCATTTACGTGTCCAACGCTCTGAGTCCCGCGCGCGTCATCTTGACGCGCGTCGACGAGGCGAACCACATCGCCAGGGCGATCGTGCCTGACAACCAGCTCTCCCTGGCGATCGGAAAGGAAGGCCAGAACGTCCGGCTCGCGGCCAAGCTCACCGGGTGGAAGATCGACATCAAGAGCGACTCGCAGGCCCGAGCGCTCGAGGAGGAAGAGGAACGCCTGGCCGCAGAGGAGGCCGCGCGGGAGCAGGAGCCACGCGCCGAGGCCTGCGAGGGCGTGCCGGAGAGCCCGGCCGCGCCCGAGACGGCAGGCCGGGCCCAGCCTGAGATAGAGTTGCCGCCTGCGACGCCAGACGTGATTCCGGATGTAGCCGCGCCTGCTCACGACGAGCCCAAGACCGGAGAGGCTGCCGAGGCCGGGGAGACCGCAGGCCTTGCCGAATCGCAGCGGGCGGTAGAGCTTTCAGGCCCGAGATCCGCTGAGGCGGGCGCGTTTGCGGGTTCGTCCGAGGCGAACGAGCAGGAGGTTGAGCGGCCGGAGCCTGTCACCGAAACGAGCGCAGAAGCATCAGGCGCAGAAGCATCGGGTAGGGGCGGCGAACAGGTGGAGAAGGAAGGCCCGGGCGAAGGTACTACGGGCCGGCGCAAGAAGAAAGACAAAGCGAAGAGAGACGAGGTCTTGGACGAGGAGATACCGAAGAAGACCCGCGTGCCGAAGAAGTCCAAGCGTGACGTCGATTTCGACGATGACCTGGACCTGGACGTAGATCTGTGA
- a CDS encoding bifunctional riboflavin kinase/FAD synthetase, with protein sequence MRVVQDLAQLDAIDVPRSVVALGTFDGVHLGHQEILRRCVVRAKRCGARAVAFTFDKHPLQVIRPQLAPALLTDTGDKLALIEATGVELAVIARFDEAFARATPEEFVRGVLVDGLRATAAVVGFNYTFGWRARGTATVLAELGQKYGFDVEIAQPVSVGGVPVGSTEIRARLARGDVAGARAMLGRPFSVKGAVVPGEGRGRTLGYPTANIGIGSTMAVPARGVYAVLAEVRGGCFQAVANVGVRPTFDGRVTGIEVFVMDFAGNLYGETMRVSFIERLRDEMRFSSPLALASQIANDVKNARKVLSSFHMGNTDDRTMAAAAGASVNGDKTAPS encoded by the coding sequence GTGAGAGTCGTACAGGATCTTGCGCAACTTGACGCCATCGATGTTCCAAGGTCTGTAGTCGCGCTCGGAACGTTCGACGGCGTGCACCTCGGGCATCAGGAGATACTCAGGCGGTGCGTGGTCCGTGCGAAGCGCTGCGGAGCACGCGCCGTGGCTTTCACTTTCGATAAGCATCCGCTTCAAGTGATCCGGCCCCAGCTCGCCCCTGCCCTGCTCACGGACACTGGGGACAAGCTGGCCCTCATCGAGGCGACAGGGGTCGAGCTTGCGGTGATAGCGCGTTTCGACGAGGCGTTCGCGCGCGCCACGCCTGAAGAATTCGTTCGCGGGGTGTTGGTCGACGGGCTACGCGCGACGGCGGCGGTCGTCGGGTTCAACTACACCTTCGGGTGGCGGGCACGCGGCACTGCGACCGTCCTCGCTGAGCTCGGGCAGAAGTACGGGTTTGACGTGGAGATCGCCCAGCCGGTCTCCGTCGGCGGCGTGCCGGTGGGCAGCACAGAGATCAGGGCGCGTCTTGCCCGGGGCGACGTGGCGGGTGCACGGGCCATGCTCGGCAGGCCGTTCTCCGTGAAGGGGGCGGTCGTTCCCGGCGAAGGGCGAGGCAGAACCCTGGGATATCCCACGGCGAACATCGGGATCGGCTCGACGATGGCCGTTCCTGCGCGAGGGGTATACGCGGTATTGGCGGAGGTCAGGGGCGGATGCTTTCAGGCGGTGGCCAACGTGGGCGTGCGCCCCACGTTCGACGGCCGGGTCACCGGCATCGAGGTGTTCGTCATGGATTTCGCAGGCAACCTCTACGGCGAGACCATGAGGGTGTCCTTCATCGAGAGGCTCCGCGACGAGATGAGGTTCAGCTCGCCGCTCGCCCTTGCGTCCCAGATCGCCAACGATGTGAAGAACGCTCGAAAGGTGCTCTCTTCGTTCCACATGGGGAATACTGACGATAGGACGATGGCCGCTGCGGCCGGTGCGAGCGTGAACGGGGACAAGACGGCCCCAAGCTGA
- the truB gene encoding tRNA pseudouridine(55) synthase TruB, translating into MNGIDGILVIAKPGGMTSHDVVARIRRATGQRRVGHAGTLDPDATGVLVVLLGRATAAMRFMLGLPKAYRAEMVLGIVTDTHDASGTVVQVASEVKVSRAFFEDVTRRFTGEILQVPPMVSAVHHEGQRLYELARAGIEVERAPRRVTVYDIRVESWPDDPLTVGARVTLSVVCSSGTYIRQLAADIGEALGCGAHLGSLVRTRVGRFTLADAHTLDEVEALAREGRLRALVLPIAAGLSHLPAVAVSGEDARKVACGAQVELSAAEHERVTQERPEADTVCECDRSSAGIVRVHGAGGELLGVAKLEMSGRRAMIRPIRVFVG; encoded by the coding sequence ATGAACGGCATCGACGGGATCCTGGTCATAGCCAAACCCGGGGGGATGACGTCCCACGACGTGGTGGCGCGAATAAGGCGCGCCACGGGGCAGAGGCGGGTCGGCCACGCAGGAACGCTCGACCCTGATGCCACGGGTGTCCTTGTCGTGCTTCTCGGCAGGGCGACCGCCGCCATGCGGTTTATGCTCGGATTACCGAAGGCCTACAGGGCCGAGATGGTCTTGGGCATTGTCACTGATACTCACGACGCTTCCGGCACGGTCGTTCAAGTCGCAAGCGAGGTCAAGGTATCGAGGGCCTTCTTTGAAGACGTGACCCGGCGATTTACAGGCGAGATCCTTCAGGTGCCACCGATGGTGTCCGCCGTGCATCACGAAGGGCAACGCTTGTACGAGCTTGCGCGTGCGGGAATCGAGGTCGAACGCGCCCCCAGGCGCGTAACCGTGTACGACATCCGTGTCGAGTCATGGCCGGACGACCCGCTCACCGTGGGTGCCCGGGTAACTCTGAGCGTCGTCTGCTCCTCAGGAACCTACATCCGCCAGCTTGCGGCGGACATCGGCGAAGCGCTCGGCTGCGGCGCTCACCTGGGGTCGCTCGTGCGAACGCGCGTGGGACGCTTCACATTGGCGGACGCGCACACCCTGGATGAGGTCGAGGCGCTTGCGAGGGAGGGCCGCCTTCGCGCGCTCGTGTTGCCGATCGCCGCGGGGCTGTCCCACCTGCCCGCGGTGGCGGTGAGCGGCGAGGACGCACGGAAGGTGGCATGCGGGGCGCAGGTCGAGCTTTCGGCCGCCGAACACGAACGCGTGACCCAGGAGCGGCCGGAGGCGGACACGGTCTGCGAGTGCGACCGCTCGTCCGCAGGGATCGTCAGAGTGCACGGGGCTGGCGGCGAGCTCCTCGGAGTCGCGAAGCTGGAGATGTCTGGGAGGCGGGCGATGATCCGCCCCATAAGGGTGTTTGTTGGGTGA
- a CDS encoding DUF503 domain-containing protein, with translation MIVGILKLELFIGGATSLKDKRRVVKRVCDRVRARHNVAIAEIADCDLWQRCTLGVACVSNEARLVDSVLSRVLRDVETDADLEVTNWERTII, from the coding sequence ATGATAGTAGGCATTCTGAAGCTCGAGCTCTTCATAGGCGGGGCGACCTCTCTTAAGGACAAGCGACGCGTCGTCAAGAGAGTCTGCGACAGGGTGAGGGCAAGGCACAACGTGGCTATTGCGGAGATAGCCGACTGTGACCTTTGGCAGCGCTGCACGCTCGGGGTCGCCTGCGTCTCCAACGAGGCGAGGCTCGTGGACAGCGTTCTCTCGCGTGTGCTGCGCGACGTCGAGACCGATGCGGACCTCGAGGTCACGAATTGGGAGAGGACCATCATTTGA
- the rbfA gene encoding 30S ribosome-binding factor RbfA, with amino-acid sequence MARLRVERVAEAIRSEVADILAREIKDPRLGFATVTDVEVSDDLRHVKIFVSVMGDKAQVDETMAALESATGFVRSEIGRRIRLRHTPEIVFRYDTSIKRGARVFELLKEIQSEKETGKEEEGRD; translated from the coding sequence ATGGCTCGACTCAGGGTTGAGAGAGTTGCGGAAGCGATCCGTTCCGAGGTCGCGGACATCCTGGCTCGTGAAATCAAGGACCCGAGGCTGGGGTTCGCGACCGTCACCGATGTGGAGGTATCGGACGACCTGCGGCACGTGAAGATCTTCGTTAGCGTTATGGGCGATAAGGCTCAGGTTGACGAGACAATGGCGGCTCTCGAGAGCGCCACCGGGTTCGTTCGTAGCGAGATAGGGCGGCGTATCAGGCTGCGGCACACTCCCGAGATCGTTTTCCGCTACGATACGTCGATAAAGCGCGGGGCGCGGGTGTTCGAGCTCCTTAAGGAGATCCAAAGCGAGAAAGAGACGGGAAAGGAAGAGGAGGGCCGAGACTAG